Below is a genomic region from Candidatus Eremiobacteraceae bacterium.
CCAGGCGGCCGAAAAAGTGAGAAGCCAAGCCGCTGCCGCGTACCAGAACTGCGATAAACGGGGCTTCACAAAACCAAGAGACGTCGCTGTTGCGGGGAGTAGCTGGCATAACCACAACGCGGTGCCTACCGTCGCGAGAGCCCGGAAGAGCGCCAGGAGCATCACAAGGGTCGACTCCGGCAGTTGGCTTACCGCCGGCACAATGGCATCGGCGATGACCACGATGATCCCAGCAAGCCACGGAGACCACAAGAACACGGCATACGTGATCAGGGCGACGCCGAAGAAGCCACCGAGACGCCAAGCCTGTGGCGCGAACTGCGGTGCGAGCCCATGCGCCCACACGGCCGCCATGAGACGCTGCCCCACTGGCCGGCGATCCGCTCGAACCGGTCTCGCGCCATTCACGCCCGGTCGTAGGGCGACCATCACTGATCAGCGGGAAGCGTCGTGATGCAAACGCCGCAACACACCACGATCCGAACCTGGCCAAGGTGCAGCCGATACGAGATGCCACTCGTGACATTGCGGCATTCACACGACCGGCCATCAAAGACCCGCTCGAATCGCGACTCGAACGAGGCCAGCTCGTCCTCGTACACCAGCCTCAGCGCCGTCAGGATCCCAGCATCACTCAAACCACCCCGCCGAAGAGCGCGCACGAAAGGCCCATCCACATAGCGCTCGATGTAGCGCACCAGCGCGTGCGGCGTGAAGATCAGGCGATCCTCGACTCCCAGTCCGACTGATCGCGGTCCAACCGAAGATTGACCAATAGCAACCTGCGCCATCACGCCGACCTCCGGAACGCATCGTCCAAGCTCTGCAGCTTGGGATCGGTCGCAAACACCTGAACAAGCCCGGGATATTCGGTCTCACCGATCTGGACGATCATGCGGATCAGATTGCCGAGCACCTCAGCGTCGACGTGCTCGAGCCGATACTCAAGCTCGAGCAGCACCTGATCGCGCTTGACCAGCGAGAACTTGGCCAGCGGCACCCGGAAGTTCAAGCGCGCGATCGAATCCAAGACGACCGCCCGCGACACAGCATTCTTCGGCAGCCGCATCACGTGCGTGCCCAATACGAGCCACCCTTTCGAGGCGCGGGCCCTGACGCACCACGCGCGCTTGTCGGCCTCGAACGGGATCGAATACCAGCCCGACCCAAGCTCGACGCTGTCGAACTCGGCCGCATCGAGCAGCGCCTTCAGATCAACCGCCGGCTCATCGGCCTCGGCCGAACCATCGGCCTCCGCCGACCCCGCCCCCGAACCACCGGAAACCGGCACCGAAACACCGGAGCCGGTCGCCGCCTCCGAAAGAGCGCTCCCACCAGCCAAGAGCCAACCGGTCGTCAGATATGCCTCGCCCTGCGGCGTCAAGATCAGCGCATCCCCGCCACCACAAACCAGCAAACCATGGCGCAACAAGGCCCGCCGCGCCACCCGCACCCGACAGGCAAAACGGCGCAGATCACCCGGCCCACCCACGGCCGGGCCGCCCTCATACAAACCGAACTGGAACGCCAAAAAGTGATGCAGCTCGCCCTCGGACACACGCGGATGCTCGCGCGCGACCTGCAACATCGGGTGGAGTAGATCTCGAGAAGTCGGAATGTTCACCGTTCACCTCCGCACCGAAATCATATCGCAAGCCGGCGACCTACGTAATTCGGCCCAGAAGTGACCGGGTCAGAATCTGGCCCGGGTGGCGCGCCGAGCTAAGGGCAAAAGGCCGGCTAACGTTTTTCTGGGAAGTCTCGAGTTGTGCGGTTTCTACCAGACCTGGTCCAACTGCTTATCGTTCTCGAACGTACCGATCCGCCCGTGTGGCGGCGCGTTCACGTCTCATTTTTCACGAAGCTCGGCGGGTTGCACCGCGTCATCCAGGCGGTTATGGGATGGGACGGCCTCGGTCCCCATCGCTTCATCTTGCAAGGCGACATCTACGAGCGAGTGGCGCCAGGCGAGGCGTTGGACGCGCAACGCGAACGCAACTGGCGCCTTGATTCAGCCTTCTATCCCGGGGACTGGTTGACGTACGCGTATGGTGCGCCCGACGAGCGGCTGCACCGCATAGTCCGCGAAGAATACGTCGACGGTGTGCAGCATTGGCGCTACCCGCGATGCGTCGCTGGTGCGGGTGCCAGCCCGCCGGGCAGCGCTCAGCCCTTCGATGTAGCTCGCGTGAATCGTCGCCTGTGGCGCGCGAAGGGCATCAAAGCTCAATGACGCA
It encodes:
- a CDS encoding plasmid pRiA4b ORF-3 family protein — translated: MRFLPDLVQLLIVLERTDPPVWRRVHVSFFTKLGGLHRVIQAVMGWDGLGPHRFILQGDIYERVAPGEALDAQRERNWRLDSAFYPGDWLTYAYGAPDERLHRIVREEYVDGVQHWRYPRCVAGAGASPPGSAQPFDVARVNRRLWRAKGIKAQ